The Coffea arabica cultivar ET-39 chromosome 1e, Coffea Arabica ET-39 HiFi, whole genome shotgun sequence genome has a window encoding:
- the LOC113708139 gene encoding protein indeterminate-domain 13 isoform X2 — protein sequence MMSDEGLASSLRGFIQDPNPNLPNPNPNNSNPNPNSNAAKRKRNLPGTPDPDAEVVALSPKSLMATNRFLCEICNKGFQRDQNLQLHRRGHNLPWKLKQRTNKEVKKKVYICPEKTCVHHDPSRALGDLTGIKKHFSRKHGEKKWKCEKCSKKYAVQSDWKAHGKICGTREYKCDCGTLFSRKDSFITHRAFCDALAEESARFAPIPSANLNFRNELFNGGLSSLQPAGNPQFSSSIAGLDPATGQLNLNGQKPRLPLWLDNANTQLNNPIGNHPGNSNAFLASSSTSLPELVQMTPTNMLGLSSQNQWFNSGGNASSSGLPRVLKEEEENRGNLSDHISSLYYNNGQNSSQHETAPAHMSATALLQKAAQMGSTRSNSAIFGTGFGLMSSSLSSLSNFNSLNQSRNELQNFGQAENLNGLMTSTSQSTITTNQGDGLLLGNMRSSNNLVGNLRHPSAPPTIMPGSTDRGGSQSKSSGNEAEGGLTRDFLGVGGNESRPFLQQNELVKFASSMSSAMDFGNQ from the exons ATGATGTCTGATGAAGGGCTTGCTTCTTCACTAAGAGGGTTCATTCAAGATCCTAATCCAAATcttccaaaccctaatcctaacAATTCCAACCCTAACCCTAATTCAAACGCTGCTAAAAGGAAGAGAAATCTTCCGGGAACTCCAG ATCCAGATGCAGAAGTGGTAGCACTCTCACCAAAGTCTTTGATGGCTACAAATCGGTTCTTATGCGAAATATGTAACAAGGGTTTTCAGAGAGACCAGAATTTGCAGCTGCACAGGAGAGGTCACAATCTTCCTTGGAAGCTGAAGCAAAGAACCAACAAAGAAGTCAAGAAGAAAGTGTATATCTGTCCGGAGAAGACTTGTGTTCACCATGACCCGTCCAGAGCTCTGGGAGACCTCACCGGCATCAAGAAACATTTCAGCAGAAAACATGGCGAGAAGAAATGGAAGTGCGAAAAATGTTCCAAGAAATATGCGGTCCAATCGGATTGGAAAGCTCATGGTAAGATTTGCGGGACTAGAGAGTATAAATGCGACTGCGGAACACTCTTCTCCAG AAAAGACAGCTTTATCACCCATCGAGCTTTCTGTGATGCATTGGCTGAAGAAAGTGCAAGGTTTGCTCCAATTCCATCCGCGAATCTTAATTTCAGAAATGAATTGTTTAATGGGGGTCTAAGCAGTCTTCAACCAGCCGGAAATCCACAATTTTCTAGTAGTATTGCTGGACTAGACCCTGCCACGGGCCAGCTTAATCTGAATGGTCAGAAACCTAGGCTGCCATTGTGGTTGGATAATGCAAATACTCAGCTCAATAATCCTATTGGAAATCATCCAGGTAATTCTAATGCTTTCTTGGCGTCAAGCTCAACAAGCCTGCCTGAACTGGTCCAAATGACTCCGACGAATATGCTGGGGTTGTCTTCACAGAATCAATGGTTCAATAGCGGTGGGAATGCTTCGTCATCCGGTCTGCCCCGAGTACTAAAGGAGGAAGAGGAGAACAGAGGAAATTTGTCAGACCACATTAGTTCACTGTACTACAACAATGGCCAAAATAGTAGCCAGCATGAAACAGCACCGGCTCACATGTCAGCAACTGCACTGTTGCAAAAAGCAGCTCAAATGGGATCAACAAGAAGCAATTCAGCTATCTTTGGAACAGGCTTTGGCCTCATGAGCTCATCTTTGTCTAGTCTTTCGAATTTCAATTCTTTGAACCAAAGCAGAAATGAGctgcagaatttcggccaagcGGAAAACTTGAATGGGCTAATGACTTCGACATCCCAATCGACTATAACTACAAATCAAGGAGATGGATTGCTGCTAGGAAACATGAGATCAAGCAATAATTTAGTTGGCAATTTGAGACATCCATCGGCCCCTCCAACAATAATGCCTGGCAGTACTGATAGAGGGGGCAGCCAAAGTAAATCAAGTGGAAATGAAGCTGAAGGCGGATTAACTAGAGATTTTCTTGGAGTAGGAGGGAATGAAAGCAGGCCCTTTTTGCAACAAAATGAATTAGTCAAGTTTGCTTCATCAATGAGTTCAGCCATGGATTTTGGAAACCAATGA
- the LOC113708139 gene encoding protein indeterminate-domain 13 isoform X1, whose product MMSDEGLASSLRGFIQDPNPNLPNPNPNNSNPNPNSNAAKRKRNLPGTPADPDAEVVALSPKSLMATNRFLCEICNKGFQRDQNLQLHRRGHNLPWKLKQRTNKEVKKKVYICPEKTCVHHDPSRALGDLTGIKKHFSRKHGEKKWKCEKCSKKYAVQSDWKAHGKICGTREYKCDCGTLFSRKDSFITHRAFCDALAEESARFAPIPSANLNFRNELFNGGLSSLQPAGNPQFSSSIAGLDPATGQLNLNGQKPRLPLWLDNANTQLNNPIGNHPGNSNAFLASSSTSLPELVQMTPTNMLGLSSQNQWFNSGGNASSSGLPRVLKEEEENRGNLSDHISSLYYNNGQNSSQHETAPAHMSATALLQKAAQMGSTRSNSAIFGTGFGLMSSSLSSLSNFNSLNQSRNELQNFGQAENLNGLMTSTSQSTITTNQGDGLLLGNMRSSNNLVGNLRHPSAPPTIMPGSTDRGGSQSKSSGNEAEGGLTRDFLGVGGNESRPFLQQNELVKFASSMSSAMDFGNQ is encoded by the exons ATGATGTCTGATGAAGGGCTTGCTTCTTCACTAAGAGGGTTCATTCAAGATCCTAATCCAAATcttccaaaccctaatcctaacAATTCCAACCCTAACCCTAATTCAAACGCTGCTAAAAGGAAGAGAAATCTTCCGGGAACTCCAG CAGATCCAGATGCAGAAGTGGTAGCACTCTCACCAAAGTCTTTGATGGCTACAAATCGGTTCTTATGCGAAATATGTAACAAGGGTTTTCAGAGAGACCAGAATTTGCAGCTGCACAGGAGAGGTCACAATCTTCCTTGGAAGCTGAAGCAAAGAACCAACAAAGAAGTCAAGAAGAAAGTGTATATCTGTCCGGAGAAGACTTGTGTTCACCATGACCCGTCCAGAGCTCTGGGAGACCTCACCGGCATCAAGAAACATTTCAGCAGAAAACATGGCGAGAAGAAATGGAAGTGCGAAAAATGTTCCAAGAAATATGCGGTCCAATCGGATTGGAAAGCTCATGGTAAGATTTGCGGGACTAGAGAGTATAAATGCGACTGCGGAACACTCTTCTCCAG AAAAGACAGCTTTATCACCCATCGAGCTTTCTGTGATGCATTGGCTGAAGAAAGTGCAAGGTTTGCTCCAATTCCATCCGCGAATCTTAATTTCAGAAATGAATTGTTTAATGGGGGTCTAAGCAGTCTTCAACCAGCCGGAAATCCACAATTTTCTAGTAGTATTGCTGGACTAGACCCTGCCACGGGCCAGCTTAATCTGAATGGTCAGAAACCTAGGCTGCCATTGTGGTTGGATAATGCAAATACTCAGCTCAATAATCCTATTGGAAATCATCCAGGTAATTCTAATGCTTTCTTGGCGTCAAGCTCAACAAGCCTGCCTGAACTGGTCCAAATGACTCCGACGAATATGCTGGGGTTGTCTTCACAGAATCAATGGTTCAATAGCGGTGGGAATGCTTCGTCATCCGGTCTGCCCCGAGTACTAAAGGAGGAAGAGGAGAACAGAGGAAATTTGTCAGACCACATTAGTTCACTGTACTACAACAATGGCCAAAATAGTAGCCAGCATGAAACAGCACCGGCTCACATGTCAGCAACTGCACTGTTGCAAAAAGCAGCTCAAATGGGATCAACAAGAAGCAATTCAGCTATCTTTGGAACAGGCTTTGGCCTCATGAGCTCATCTTTGTCTAGTCTTTCGAATTTCAATTCTTTGAACCAAAGCAGAAATGAGctgcagaatttcggccaagcGGAAAACTTGAATGGGCTAATGACTTCGACATCCCAATCGACTATAACTACAAATCAAGGAGATGGATTGCTGCTAGGAAACATGAGATCAAGCAATAATTTAGTTGGCAATTTGAGACATCCATCGGCCCCTCCAACAATAATGCCTGGCAGTACTGATAGAGGGGGCAGCCAAAGTAAATCAAGTGGAAATGAAGCTGAAGGCGGATTAACTAGAGATTTTCTTGGAGTAGGAGGGAATGAAAGCAGGCCCTTTTTGCAACAAAATGAATTAGTCAAGTTTGCTTCATCAATGAGTTCAGCCATGGATTTTGGAAACCAATGA